In Candidatus Omnitrophota bacterium, a genomic segment contains:
- the purB gene encoding adenylosuccinate lyase: MIERYTLPKMNSIWQDEFKFKTMLDIEILTLEALAKEKKIPQDVAKRVRKKAKFNLSQIKKIETKTQHDIVAFVANVAQYIGTDAKYLHLGLTSSDLLDTTLGVQLKAASDILLNDLSNLLNLLAKKAKRYKEMVCIGRTHGVHAEPTTFGLKFALWFDETRRNLERLKLAKEEVAVGKISGAVGTYANVSPEVEAYACGKLGLKPARIATQVIQRDVYAQYMATLAVIGASLEKFATEIRHLQRTEVLEAEEPFGKGQKGSSAMPHKRNPVICERICGLARLLRGNALAAMENVALWHERDISHSSVERIIIPDSTLALDYMLNKFIEVIEGLVVYPENMLANLVKTRGLIFSQRVLLALMDKGIVRMKAYELVQRNAMKSWKESLDFKEALLRDKEVLCYLNRKALNEIFDLDYYLRNVNKIFRKVGL, from the coding sequence ATGATCGAAAGATATACCCTACCCAAGATGAATAGTATCTGGCAGGATGAGTTTAAATTCAAAACCATGCTGGATATAGAAATACTCACCCTAGAAGCCCTCGCTAAAGAAAAGAAAATCCCGCAAGATGTGGCGAAGAGAGTCAGGAAAAAAGCAAAGTTTAACCTAAGCCAGATTAAGAAAATAGAAACCAAGACGCAACACGATATAGTGGCATTTGTGGCTAACGTGGCACAATATATTGGGACGGATGCCAAATACCTGCATCTTGGCCTGACTTCTTCCGACCTTTTGGATACAACTTTAGGGGTACAGCTGAAAGCAGCCTCGGATATATTACTCAATGACTTAAGCAATCTGCTTAATCTGCTTGCTAAGAAAGCCAAGAGATATAAGGAGATGGTTTGTATCGGCAGGACCCACGGGGTGCACGCAGAACCTACTACCTTCGGCCTAAAATTCGCTCTTTGGTTTGATGAGACCAGGCGCAATTTAGAGCGCCTTAAACTGGCAAAAGAAGAAGTAGCAGTCGGTAAGATTTCCGGAGCAGTCGGTACCTATGCCAATGTTTCTCCTGAAGTAGAGGCCTATGCCTGTGGGAAACTTGGACTTAAACCCGCGCGCATTGCTACCCAGGTTATACAAAGAGATGTATATGCCCAATATATGGCTACCTTAGCTGTTATTGGCGCAAGTTTAGAAAAGTTTGCCACTGAAATCAGGCATTTACAGAGAACAGAAGTCTTAGAGGCGGAAGAGCCTTTTGGTAAGGGACAGAAGGGTTCATCTGCCATGCCGCATAAGCGTAACCCTGTTATCTGCGAACGCATCTGCGGGCTGGCCCGTCTTTTACGCGGCAATGCCCTGGCAGCGATGGAAAATGTGGCTTTGTGGCATGAACGCGATATCAGCCATTCTTCCGTAGAGCGGATAATCATACCGGATTCTACCCTTGCCTTAGATTATATGCTGAATAAATTTATTGAGGTTATAGAGGGATTGGTGGTTTATCCGGAAAATATGCTGGCGAATTTAGTAAAAACGAGAGGCCTGATTTTTTCCCAGAGGGTCCTTCTGGCATTGATGGATAAAGGCATCGTCCGCATGAAGGCTTATGAGCTGGTACAGAGGAATGCCATGAAGTCTTGGAAGGAGAGTCTGGACTTTAAAGAAGCGCTTTTAAGGGATAAAGAAGTTTTATGCTATCTCAACCGGAAGGCGTTAAATGAGATTTTTGATTTAGATTATTATCTGCGTAACGTAAATAAGATTTTCCGAAAAGTCGGGTTATAA
- a CDS encoding TIGR00730 family Rossman fold protein, whose translation MKKTKVIIKDDFTQEDPWRVFRIMSEFVDGFEILSRIGKAVSIFGSSRMSPKDKYYKLAEELAYLLAKKGYAVITGSGPGIMEAANKGAKRAGGRSVGLNIQIPSEQKPNSYVDTLLDFRYFFVRKVMFVKYAKAFVIMPGGYGTLDEFTEAINLIQTLRISKFPVVLFGSEYWEGMLSWLKDTVLKNGNISKEDLNIFKVVDSPKEAVGVIDRFYEKT comes from the coding sequence ATGAAAAAAACAAAAGTTATTATTAAAGACGATTTTACCCAGGAAGACCCCTGGCGGGTCTTCCGCATCATGTCTGAATTTGTAGACGGTTTTGAGATTCTTTCCAGGATAGGCAAGGCGGTTTCCATATTCGGCTCAAGCCGTATGAGCCCGAAGGATAAATATTATAAGCTCGCCGAAGAGCTCGCCTATCTTCTGGCGAAAAAAGGCTATGCCGTCATTACCGGTAGCGGCCCGGGTATTATGGAGGCAGCCAATAAAGGCGCAAAGAGGGCCGGCGGCCGTTCCGTAGGCTTGAATATCCAGATTCCCAGCGAGCAGAAACCTAATAGTTACGTGGATACGCTTTTAGATTTCCGTTATTTTTTCGTGCGTAAAGTCATGTTTGTCAAATACGCCAAGGCCTTTGTGATTATGCCCGGAGGCTACGGCACTTTAGATGAATTTACCGAGGCCATCAATCTTATCCAGACGTTGAGGATTTCTAAGTTTCCCGTGGTATTATTTGGCAGCGAATATTGGGAGGGCATGCTGAGCTGGCTTAAAGACACGGTATTGAAAAACGGCAATATCAGTAAGGAGGATTTAAACATTTTTAAAGTAGTAGACAGCCCCAAAGAAGCAGTGGGCGTCATAGATAGATTCTATGAAAAAACCTAA
- the purM gene encoding phosphoribosylformylglycinamidine cyclo-ligase encodes MRSLTYQKSGVDIQKADAFKGRLKTLARKSFRKEVLKDIGGFGSFFRFPKEKYKDPVLVSSSDGVGTKLKIAILANKHDTIGIDAVAMNVNDILCVGAEPLFFLDYIAYSKLETGVLFDVVKGINNGCIQAGCSLVGGETAQMPGMYNAGDYDVAGFCVGVVEREKIIDGSRISPGDKVIGLESSGIHSNGYSLVRKIFSENKLKRMHKELLKPTRIYVKPILSLLQVTGYRLQVTGIAHITGGAFYNKIARVIPGGVDVVIDKDSWRALEIFRLMQKKGNVPQEEMYRTFNMGIGMVLIVKPKSVSRIKSALEKSHLRSWVIGEIIKGRRQVRIL; translated from the coding sequence ATGAGGAGCTTGACCTATCAAAAATCAGGCGTAGATATCCAAAAGGCCGATGCCTTCAAGGGCCGGTTGAAAACTTTAGCCAGGAAGTCTTTCCGTAAAGAAGTCCTAAAAGACATCGGCGGTTTCGGTAGTTTTTTCAGGTTCCCCAAAGAAAAATACAAAGACCCGGTCCTGGTCTCTTCTTCTGACGGAGTAGGCACAAAATTAAAGATTGCCATCCTGGCCAATAAACACGATACAATAGGCATTGACGCCGTAGCTATGAACGTCAACGATATATTATGCGTCGGCGCAGAACCTCTGTTTTTCTTAGATTATATTGCTTACAGCAAATTAGAGACAGGTGTGCTCTTTGACGTAGTCAAGGGTATAAATAACGGCTGTATCCAGGCAGGTTGTTCTTTGGTGGGCGGTGAAACTGCCCAGATGCCGGGGATGTATAATGCCGGAGATTATGACGTCGCCGGTTTTTGCGTGGGGGTGGTAGAGAGAGAAAAGATTATTGACGGCTCTAGAATCTCACCCGGGGATAAAGTTATCGGCTTAGAATCCAGCGGCATACACTCTAACGGCTATTCTTTAGTCAGGAAGATCTTTTCTGAAAATAAATTAAAGCGTATGCATAAGGAATTACTGAAACCTACGCGTATTTATGTCAAGCCCATTTTATCGTTGTTACAGGTTACAGGTTACAGGTTACAGGTTACAGGGATAGCGCACATCACCGGCGGCGCTTTTTACAATAAAATTGCCAGAGTTATTCCGGGGGGTGTAGATGTAGTTATAGACAAGGATTCCTGGAGAGCCCTGGAGATTTTCCGGCTAATGCAGAAAAAGGGCAATGTGCCACAAGAGGAAATGTACCGAACTTTTAATATGGGTATTGGCATGGTTTTAATAGTTAAGCCAAAGAGCGTATCCAGGATAAAATCCGCTTTAGAAAAATCCCACCTACGTTCCTGGGTTATTGGGGAGATAATTAAAGGCAGGAGACAGGTAAGAATATTATAG
- the purD gene encoding phosphoribosylamine--glycine ligase, producing the protein MRVLVIGSGGREHALVWKIAQSKLADKIFCAPGNGGIANLAECLEIKAEDTASLLDFARKEKIGLTVVGPEAPLAAGIVDEFSNYKLKIFGPPKAAAQLEASKVFAKELMAKYHVPTADFKIFTDASEAKKYIEKVGGPCVIKADGLAQGKGVVVAKTPDEAKQAVSSILEEKIFGPAGNKVIIEDCLEGQEASILVITDPHKVIALASSQDHKRIFDDDKGANTGGMGAYSPAPVVTKELLLEILDKIIYRTIGGLAKEGIIYKGVLYAGVMITKDGPKTLEFNVRFGDPETEAILPRMQSDLVEVMLAASEGKLSRFQGLKWDNRACVCVVCASGGYPGNYEKGKEISGLEDAAKVKDVVVFHAGTKKLSDKYITNGGRVLGVTGLGNNIKDAIDKTYQAVGKIHFEGMHYRRDIGGKAILV; encoded by the coding sequence ATGAGAGTTTTAGTTATTGGTTCAGGCGGCAGGGAACACGCCTTAGTCTGGAAGATTGCTCAGTCCAAGCTGGCAGATAAGATTTTCTGCGCGCCCGGAAACGGCGGTATCGCGAATCTCGCCGAGTGCCTGGAGATTAAAGCAGAAGATACGGCGTCCTTATTGGATTTTGCCAGAAAAGAAAAGATAGGCTTAACCGTCGTCGGTCCGGAGGCGCCTCTGGCCGCCGGGATAGTTGATGAGTTCAGTAATTATAAATTAAAGATATTCGGCCCCCCTAAAGCCGCAGCGCAATTAGAGGCAAGCAAGGTTTTTGCCAAAGAGCTGATGGCTAAATATCATGTTCCTACCGCAGATTTTAAAATTTTCACCGATGCCTCAGAAGCAAAGAAATATATCGAGAAGGTAGGCGGGCCCTGCGTAATAAAAGCAGACGGCCTGGCCCAAGGTAAGGGCGTAGTAGTGGCTAAGACTCCAGATGAAGCAAAGCAGGCAGTATCCTCCATACTGGAAGAAAAGATTTTTGGCCCTGCCGGGAATAAAGTCATCATTGAAGATTGTTTAGAGGGGCAGGAGGCTTCTATCCTGGTGATTACTGATCCCCATAAGGTTATTGCCTTAGCCTCTAGCCAGGACCATAAAAGAATTTTTGATGACGATAAGGGCGCCAATACGGGAGGTATGGGGGCATATTCGCCTGCCCCGGTAGTAACAAAAGAATTATTACTGGAAATTTTAGATAAGATTATCTATAGGACTATAGGCGGTTTAGCCAAAGAAGGCATTATTTATAAAGGCGTTTTGTACGCCGGCGTAATGATTACTAAAGATGGCCCGAAGACCCTGGAGTTTAACGTGCGTTTCGGCGATCCTGAGACAGAGGCGATATTACCCCGGATGCAGTCGGACTTAGTAGAAGTGATGCTGGCTGCCAGCGAGGGAAAATTATCCCGTTTCCAGGGCCTGAAGTGGGATAACCGCGCCTGTGTCTGCGTGGTCTGCGCATCAGGCGGATACCCGGGTAATTATGAAAAAGGAAAAGAGATTTCTGGTTTAGAAGACGCCGCAAAGGTTAAAGACGTAGTCGTATTTCACGCCGGCACGAAGAAGTTGTCAGATAAATATATTACTAACGGAGGAAGGGTGTTAGGGGTAACGGGTTTAGGTAATAATATAAAAGATGCCATTGACAAGACATACCAGGCAGTAGGGAAGATTCATTTTGAGGGGATGCATTATCGTCGCGATATCGGGGGGAAAGCCATTTTAGTTTGA
- the purE gene encoding 5-(carboxyamino)imidazole ribonucleotide mutase, producing the protein MRKPISIIMGSQSDLEIVKEAIDLLKKFRVSFEVRVLSAHRTPQELARYVEEAPKRGIRVFIAAAGGAAALAGVIAAHTTLPVIGIPIETKSLKGLDSLLSTVQMPSGIPVASMSIGKAGAKNAAIFALEILGIADKKIQAKLMVYKKEMQSKIKRIKLKI; encoded by the coding sequence ATGCGTAAACCGATAAGTATAATCATGGGCAGTCAGTCGGATTTAGAGATAGTAAAAGAGGCGATAGATTTATTAAAGAAATTCAGGGTAAGTTTTGAGGTTAGGGTTCTGTCCGCGCACAGGACGCCCCAAGAATTAGCCCGATACGTAGAAGAAGCGCCTAAAAGAGGCATAAGAGTTTTTATCGCTGCTGCCGGAGGCGCTGCAGCCTTGGCCGGGGTAATCGCGGCTCATACCACTTTACCGGTTATCGGCATACCCATTGAGACAAAGAGCCTCAAGGGCCTGGATTCGTTGTTATCAACGGTGCAGATGCCTTCAGGCATTCCGGTAGCTTCTATGAGTATAGGTAAGGCAGGCGCTAAAAACGCCGCCATATTTGCCTTAGAGATTTTAGGCATTGCCGATAAGAAAATACAGGCAAAACTCATGGTTTACAAAAAAGAAATGCAGTCTAAAATTAAAAGAATAAAACTCAAGATATGA
- the purL gene encoding phosphoribosylformylglycinamidine synthase subunit PurL: MLWHIEVSDKPGIFDAVGSGIERDIRDLGINSVEEVRFVQVYAIEGRVAEEKIRLISQELLADKITQDFNLLPLIRDPKQYHTIEIAYNTGVMDPAEESVLKGIRDLGIEGVESIRTAKKYIIKGRLNRHQLKTVSEKLLYNKLIQHIVNPSSAARRPSSVAQSSYRFNLITVDLLGASSERLKRISQDGQLFLNVTEMQQIKNYFKKLKRNPTDCELETIAQTWSEHCGHKTFRGKIKYYERCQDKHQKPNTKNLTPKLINNLLKSTIMKVTKELDKPWCVSVFQDNSGVIRFDDKYNVCFKVETHNHPSALEPFGGANTGIGGVIRDPLGTGLGARPFLNTDVFCFGPPDYPFSKLPTGTLHPKRIMKGVVSGVRDYGNKMGIPTVNGAILFHEGFTGNPLVYCGTAGILPKDKSFKQVKKGDFVVVVGGRTGRDGIHGATFSSGELTHESEKISSGAVQIGNPIQEKKMVDTILQARDRNLYNAITDCGAGGLSSAVGEMGSDLGARIDLDKVPLKYSGLSYTEIWISESQERMVLSVPKGKLGALMDVFHKEDVEATVIGEFTGSRGLKLYYKDSLTCDLDMQFLHEGLPEIEKKAVFIQPKHREPEFSCPRNLTPCLLQLLSHYDVCSKEWVIRQYDHEVQGGSVLKPLVGIANDGPADASVVKPILNSKKGVIVSNGINFRFGFIDPYWMAAGCIDEALRQVIAVGGSLKEVALLDNFCWGNPDKPDRLGGLVRAAYGCYDIAKAFGAPFISGKDSLNNEYAVKNKSMAIPGTLLISAIAVMEDTEKAISTYAREAGDLIYIAGPTYDELGGSHYYDTLGFIGNDVPKVFPSEARLTFEALSRASSLGLIKAMHDCSEGGIGVAAAEMAFSGGLGMEIFLKEVPYDQRPTTNDQRPNLRNDYILFSESNSRFIVEVEKKKQKVFEKILKGVPFGLIGCVNKNKEFKVYGLDNKVCLKAELGALKEAWQKPLRW; the protein is encoded by the coding sequence ATGCTTTGGCACATTGAAGTAAGCGATAAACCGGGTATCTTTGATGCCGTCGGCAGCGGCATCGAAAGGGATATCCGCGACCTCGGGATAAATTCTGTGGAAGAGGTCCGTTTTGTGCAGGTTTATGCCATTGAAGGCAGGGTAGCCGAGGAAAAAATAAGACTGATTTCGCAAGAACTGCTGGCAGATAAAATTACCCAGGACTTTAACCTCCTGCCGCTTATCCGCGACCCCAAGCAATACCACACTATAGAAATAGCTTATAATACGGGCGTAATGGATCCCGCCGAAGAATCCGTGTTAAAAGGAATAAGAGATCTCGGCATAGAAGGGGTAGAATCAATAAGGACTGCCAAAAAATATATTATCAAAGGCAGGCTCAACCGCCACCAGTTAAAGACGGTTTCCGAGAAGCTGCTTTATAATAAATTAATCCAGCATATTGTTAATCCTTCGTCCGCCGCCCGCCGCCCTTCGTCCGTCGCGCAATCAAGCTACCGGTTTAATTTAATCACCGTAGATTTATTGGGTGCCTCAAGCGAGAGGTTGAAGAGAATCTCTCAGGATGGGCAGCTATTTTTGAATGTGACGGAGATGCAGCAGATAAAGAATTACTTCAAAAAATTAAAACGTAACCCCACTGACTGTGAATTAGAAACTATTGCCCAGACATGGTCTGAGCACTGCGGGCATAAGACGTTTCGCGGTAAGATAAAATATTATGAGAGGTGTCAGGATAAACACCAAAAACCTAACACCAAAAACCTAACGCCAAAATTAATAAATAATCTTCTTAAATCCACGATAATGAAGGTGACTAAAGAATTGGATAAGCCCTGGTGTGTCTCTGTGTTTCAGGATAATTCCGGAGTGATCAGGTTCGACGATAAATACAATGTCTGTTTTAAAGTAGAAACGCATAATCATCCGTCGGCCCTGGAGCCTTTTGGCGGCGCGAACACAGGTATAGGCGGGGTAATCCGTGACCCTTTAGGTACGGGTTTAGGCGCAAGGCCTTTTTTGAATACCGATGTTTTTTGTTTTGGACCGCCTGATTATCCTTTTAGCAAGCTGCCAACCGGCACGCTGCACCCTAAGCGCATAATGAAGGGCGTAGTTTCGGGCGTACGTGACTACGGAAATAAAATGGGCATTCCGACGGTAAACGGCGCAATACTCTTCCATGAAGGTTTTACAGGTAACCCTTTAGTTTACTGCGGAACCGCGGGTATCCTGCCTAAAGATAAATCGTTTAAACAGGTAAAAAAAGGTGATTTCGTGGTAGTAGTAGGAGGCAGGACAGGCAGGGACGGGATACACGGGGCTACCTTTTCTTCGGGAGAATTGACGCATGAATCCGAAAAGATATCCAGCGGCGCAGTGCAGATCGGCAATCCTATCCAGGAAAAAAAGATGGTAGATACGATATTACAGGCCCGCGATAGAAATCTGTATAATGCGATTACCGACTGCGGCGCAGGAGGCTTATCCAGCGCTGTCGGAGAAATGGGGAGCGATTTAGGGGCCCGTATAGACTTGGATAAAGTCCCTTTAAAATATTCCGGCCTCTCTTACACCGAAATCTGGATTTCGGAATCGCAGGAAAGGATGGTGCTGTCGGTCCCTAAGGGAAAGCTCGGTGCCCTTATGGATGTTTTTCATAAAGAAGATGTTGAGGCCACGGTTATCGGAGAATTTACCGGTAGCCGAGGGTTAAAACTTTACTATAAAGACAGTTTAACCTGTGATTTGGATATGCAGTTCTTGCATGAGGGCCTGCCGGAAATAGAAAAAAAAGCCGTATTCATCCAGCCTAAACACAGAGAACCGGAGTTTAGCTGTCCTAGGAACCTTACGCCCTGCCTCTTACAATTACTTTCTCATTATGACGTCTGTTCTAAGGAATGGGTTATCAGGCAATACGACCATGAGGTGCAGGGAGGCTCGGTTTTAAAACCCCTGGTCGGCATTGCTAATGACGGCCCTGCCGATGCTAGCGTGGTTAAGCCGATTTTAAATTCTAAAAAAGGCGTCATCGTTTCCAACGGCATAAACTTCAGGTTTGGTTTTATTGACCCTTACTGGATGGCTGCCGGGTGTATTGACGAGGCCCTGCGCCAGGTTATTGCCGTCGGTGGCTCATTAAAAGAAGTGGCGCTCTTGGATAATTTCTGCTGGGGTAATCCCGACAAACCGGATAGGTTAGGGGGCCTGGTCAGGGCAGCCTACGGCTGTTACGATATTGCCAAGGCCTTCGGGGCGCCTTTTATTTCCGGTAAAGACAGCCTTAACAACGAATACGCCGTAAAAAACAAATCTATGGCTATACCGGGGACACTTTTGATTTCCGCAATCGCAGTAATGGAAGATACCGAAAAGGCCATCTCCACGTATGCCAGAGAAGCAGGTGATTTAATTTATATAGCCGGCCCTACTTATGATGAATTAGGGGGCTCGCATTATTATGATACATTAGGTTTTATAGGTAATGATGTGCCTAAGGTATTTCCCAGTGAGGCAAGGTTGACCTTTGAGGCATTAAGCAGGGCATCTTCGTTAGGCCTGATTAAAGCCATGCATGATTGTTCAGAAGGCGGCATAGGCGTTGCTGCGGCAGAGATGGCTTTTTCCGGCGGATTAGGGATGGAGATATTCTTAAAGGAAGTGCCATATGACCAACGACCAACGACCAACGACCAACGACCAAACTTGAGAAATGATTATATTCTATTTTCAGAGTCAAATTCACGTTTTATCGTGGAGGTAGAAAAGAAAAAACAGAAAGTATTTGAGAAGATTTTGAAAGGCGTCCCTTTCGGCTTAATCGGTTGCGTGAATAAAAATAAAGAGTTTAAGGTTTATGGATTGGATAATAAGGTCTGCCTGAAAGCCGAACTTGGGGCATTAAAAGAGGCCTGGCAAAAACCATTGAGGTGGTAG
- a CDS encoding amidophosphoribosyltransferase, with the protein MSGIFGVVSKSDCLEDLFYGTDYHSHLGTQFAGLAVYGSEGLSRKIHDIRGSQFKAKFYEDYKKMPGNKGIGVISARDEQPVCVNSKFGPFAIMTNGFIDNADELAKELFKEGKSFSEVTDGRINLTELVAKLIIREKTIMSGIEYMFSKIDGSCSLLLLNKEGIYAARDRYGYTPLALGQRGKDYAVTTETTAFGNLGFKTIKYIQPGEVILLDESGLKSKRKGDNTNQICSFLWIYTGFPGSSYEGITVEVVRERCGRFLAKRDNIKADIVSGIPDSGTTHAIGYAMESKVPFRRPLVKYTPGFDRSYTPASQERRDLIAKMKLIPIPEIINGKSIVCCDDSIVRGTQLKNYTIQKLKECAVKEIHLRIACPPLMFPCKFNYSTRSIQELVARRAIKAIEGKDIKDIKEYLDENSSKHKKLVEWITKDLGATTLKYQRLNDMISAIGLPKEKICLYCWTGRHP; encoded by the coding sequence ATGAGCGGTATTTTTGGCGTGGTCTCCAAGAGTGATTGCCTGGAAGACCTTTTTTATGGCACGGATTACCATTCGCATCTGGGCACGCAATTTGCGGGCCTGGCAGTCTATGGCAGTGAAGGTTTAAGCCGTAAAATTCACGATATTAGAGGAAGCCAGTTCAAGGCAAAGTTTTACGAAGATTACAAGAAGATGCCGGGCAATAAAGGCATAGGCGTAATCAGCGCCAGGGACGAACAGCCCGTATGCGTTAACTCTAAGTTCGGGCCCTTTGCCATTATGACTAACGGCTTTATTGATAATGCCGATGAGTTAGCTAAAGAGCTCTTTAAGGAGGGCAAATCCTTCAGTGAAGTGACCGACGGAAGGATTAATTTAACGGAGCTGGTGGCAAAATTGATCATCCGCGAGAAGACTATCATGAGTGGTATTGAATATATGTTCTCCAAGATTGACGGTTCCTGTTCTTTGCTTTTGTTAAACAAGGAAGGGATTTATGCTGCCAGGGACAGGTATGGTTATACGCCTTTAGCTTTGGGCCAGAGGGGCAAAGACTATGCGGTAACTACGGAGACTACGGCTTTTGGGAATTTAGGATTTAAGACCATAAAATATATCCAGCCGGGAGAGGTTATTTTGTTGGATGAATCCGGTTTAAAATCTAAGCGCAAAGGCGATAACACAAATCAAATCTGTTCCTTTTTATGGATATATACAGGGTTTCCCGGTTCCTCTTATGAGGGTATAACCGTGGAGGTAGTCAGGGAAAGATGTGGTAGGTTCCTGGCCAAGCGCGATAACATTAAGGCAGATATCGTTTCAGGCATCCCGGATTCAGGGACAACACATGCCATCGGTTATGCCATGGAATCCAAGGTCCCTTTTCGCAGGCCGCTGGTAAAATATACGCCGGGATTTGACCGTAGTTACACGCCGGCTTCGCAGGAGAGGCGCGACCTGATTGCCAAGATGAAACTTATCCCTATCCCGGAAATAATCAATGGCAAAAGTATTGTCTGTTGCGACGACTCCATTGTCAGGGGCACGCAACTGAAAAATTATACCATCCAGAAACTCAAGGAATGCGCGGTAAAAGAAATACACCTGAGGATTGCCTGTCCGCCGTTGATGTTTCCCTGTAAATTCAATTATTCTACGCGCAGCATACAGGAACTGGTGGCGCGCCGGGCGATAAAGGCAATAGAAGGCAAAGATATAAAGGACATTAAAGAATACCTGGATGAGAATTCTTCCAAGCATAAGAAGTTGGTAGAGTGGATTACCAAAGATTTGGGCGCAACTACTTTGAAATACCAGAGGCTCAATGATATGATTTCTGCCATAGGCCTGCCTAAAGAAAAGATCTGTTTGTATTGCTGGACCGGGAGGCATCCATGA
- the purQ gene encoding phosphoribosylformylglycinamidine synthase I, translated as MKKPKACILRTAGTNCDRETAFAFHKAGAAIELLHINSLIRLRKRLRDYQILAIPGGFTYGDDIAAGKILANELRHKLTGDIKKFIQEGKIIIGICNGFQVLVKSGLLPGNNELTQEASLVINDSGKFEDRWVYLKKSQIPNPKSQNKCIWTKNLPEIIYLPVAHGEGKFITKDKAVLQRIRDNNQIVFQYCDEQGRSTGYPYNPNGSQDNIAGIIDDSGRILGLMPHPERHIEAFQHPRKWQTAKKKSEGDGLQIFRNGVEYIRKNF; from the coding sequence ATGAAAAAACCTAAGGCCTGTATCTTAAGAACCGCCGGTACTAATTGCGACCGAGAGACAGCTTTTGCCTTTCATAAGGCGGGAGCAGCTATCGAGCTTTTGCATATTAATAGCCTCATCAGACTAAGAAAGCGCCTTAGGGATTATCAGATTTTAGCTATACCCGGAGGCTTTACTTACGGAGACGATATCGCTGCGGGAAAAATTTTAGCCAATGAACTAAGGCATAAATTAACAGGCGATATAAAAAAATTTATCCAGGAAGGCAAGATAATCATCGGTATCTGTAACGGTTTTCAGGTCCTGGTAAAAAGCGGCCTATTGCCCGGCAATAATGAATTAACGCAGGAGGCTTCGCTTGTGATCAACGATTCGGGTAAATTTGAGGACCGCTGGGTGTATCTAAAGAAATCCCAAATCCCAAATCCCAAATCCCAAAATAAATGCATTTGGACAAAAAATCTACCGGAAATAATTTACCTGCCCGTGGCGCATGGCGAAGGGAAGTTTATTACTAAGGATAAAGCAGTTTTACAGAGGATTAGAGATAATAACCAGATTGTTTTTCAGTATTGCGATGAACAAGGAAGATCTACGGGCTATCCATATAACCCTAACGGCTCGCAGGATAATATTGCCGGGATTATTGACGATAGCGGCAGGATTTTAGGGCTTATGCCTCATCCGGAGAGGCACATCGAAGCCTTCCAGCATCCCCGGAAATGGCAGACAGCAAAGAAGAAAAGCGAAGGAGATGGTTTACAAATATTTAGAAACGGGGTAGAATATATAAGGAAAAACTTTTAA